A region from the Drosophila bipectinata strain 14024-0381.07 chromosome 3R, DbipHiC1v2, whole genome shotgun sequence genome encodes:
- the ATPsynE gene encoding ATP synthase subunit e, mitochondrial has protein sequence MSQAPVRVSPLIKFGRWSLLLVGIAYGAAHQSRLSKKEEKVREIEAQQKVVRDAKLAEEKKRSAEAEARALAELSKPTPKH, from the coding sequence ATGTCCCAAGCTCCAGTTCGTGTTTCTCCACTGATCAAGTTCGGCAGATGGTCTCTGCTCCTGGTGGGCATTGCCTACGGTGCCGCTCATCAGAGCCGCCTGTCCAAGAAGGAAGAGAAGGTGCGTGAGATCGAGGCCCAGCAGAAGGTTGTCCGTGATGCCAAGTTAGCTGAGGAGAAGAAGCGTAGCGCCGAGGCTGAGGCCCGTGCCTTGGCCGAGCTCTCCAAGCCTACCCCCAAGCATTAG
- the spn-B gene encoding DNA repair protein XRCC3 has translation MASFLDQLPARIQAIAEAVNVTKPEDVLTTPKCKFLDSRLQSLDTVAKPCSPEDVRILKDAAAKWLAEVPQTADSLFKPLANVRWSRVTFGCSALDRCTGGGVMTRGITEIFGAFGVGKTQLLLHLALGVQLPRELGGLGRGVAFICTGSPFPARRLFQISKIWERRYPNTKLNFLANVFVEHQKDAKSLMNCVNNRLPQLFQQHGIGLIVIDSVAAVFRENKDYLQRARELRCLTNALLSYSEKHNCAVVCVNEAASSTTGEEKAALGMQWAHLGRTRLRVTKEPKQHKVGNELFTVRRLEVMYSPETPNDFGQFLITSEGVVDVPQPTPPRPPPKIRCIRQ, from the exons ATGGCGAGCTTTTTGGATCAGCTTCCAGCACGGATCCAGGCTATCGCTGAGGCGG TTAATGTAACCAAGCCGGAGGACGTGTTAACTACTCCTAAGTGTAAGTTTTTGGACTCGAGACTGCAAAGTCTGGACACTGTGGCAAAACCGTGTTCTCCCGAAGATGTGCGCATACTGAAGGATGCGGCGGCCAAGTGGCTTGCCGAAGTTCCCCAGACAGCGGACTCCTTGTTCAAGCCGCTGGCCAATGTCCGCTGGTCCAGGGTGACTTTTGGTTGCTCCGCCTTGGATCGCTGTACGGGCGGTGGTGTTATGACGCGCGGGATAACGGAGATTTTCGGAGCCTTCGGCGTGGGAAAGACCCAATTGCTGCTGCATCTGGCCTTGGGCGTCCAGCTGCCACGGGAACTCGGGGGACTTGGCAGGGGCGTGGCGTTTATTTGCACGGGGAGTCCTTTCCCGGCGAGGCGTCTGTTTCAGATAAGCAAGATCTGGGAGCGCCGATATCCCAACACAAAGCTCAACTTCCTGGCCAACGTGTTTGTGGAACACCAAAAGGACGCA AAAAGTCTTATGAACTGCGTGAATAACAGGTTGCCGCAGCTGTTCCAGCAGCATGGGATTGGGCTTATCGTCATCGATTCCGTGGCCGCCGTCTTCCGCGAAAACAAGGACTACCTTCAGCGGGCCCGGGAACTTCGTTGCCTGACAAACGCCCTCCTGAGCTATTCCGAAAAGCATAACTGTGCCGTGGTTTGCGTGAACGAAGCAGCCTCGTCCACAACTGGCGAGGAGAAGGCCGCCCTGGGCATGCAGTGGGCCCATCTGGGACGCACCCGGCTGCGGGTTACAAAGGAGCCTAAGCAGCACAAGGTAGGCAATGAGCTGTTTACTGTACGCAGGCTGGAGGTCATGTACTCGCCGGAGACGCCGAACGACTTTGGCCAATTTCTGATCACCTCGGAGGGTGTAGTTGACGTGCCCCAGCCTACTCCGCCGCGCCCACCACCCAAAATTAGATGCATCCGCCAATAG